A genomic region of Candidatus Neomarinimicrobiota bacterium contains the following coding sequences:
- a CDS encoding acyl-CoA dehydrogenase family protein has translation MAETTLSLMKSLFQGEILEDLTFPFPSMDKEEADMVKIITDNLFKWAEENFNSAEADAQARYPEGTLEALGEMGLFGLNVPEVYGGLGLSQTAYARVFEALAMIDGSLPVTVGGHSSIGVKGLLLYGSEEQKRKYLPDLASGKKLAAFALTEPGAGSDVASIQTRAVCQPDGTWLLNGQKLWVTNGGIADFFTVFAKTAVEVDGKTEQKISAFIVDWGLEGFTRGPEEDKLGIKASSTVPLFFDDVVLPPDSLLGERGRGFKVAMQVLNSGRLALAEGVAGGAKVVLKDAVKHTLERSQFGRPIAEFELIKEKLAQMTVDTYVSESMVYLTAGLVDRGDVDYSLEAAICKVFASERGWADINEALQLLGGLGYMKDYPFERGLRDARVNLIFEGTNEVLRLFIALAGMRAPGEYLKRLGKALRDPIKGFGFLADYALTRVRGAVIHPHLTAVHPALKEWAERCSYYVERFHLAVDSAIMKFGKRVVDRQLMLKRFADAAIDLYGMLAVLSRVTSRINAVGEEAAKPELDIARIYCEGAWRRVRRNLRQIRR, from the coding sequence ATGGCTGAAACCACGTTATCCCTGATGAAGTCCCTGTTCCAGGGCGAGATTCTGGAGGACCTGACTTTTCCGTTTCCCAGTATGGATAAGGAAGAGGCCGACATGGTGAAGATCATCACTGACAATTTGTTCAAATGGGCCGAAGAGAATTTTAATTCCGCCGAGGCCGATGCCCAGGCCCGGTATCCCGAAGGCACCCTGGAGGCCCTGGGGGAGATGGGCCTATTCGGCCTCAACGTTCCCGAGGTCTACGGGGGCCTGGGTCTGTCCCAGACGGCCTACGCCAGGGTCTTCGAAGCCCTGGCCATGATCGACGGCTCCCTTCCGGTGACCGTGGGTGGGCACAGTTCCATCGGCGTGAAGGGTCTGCTGCTGTACGGTAGCGAGGAGCAGAAGCGGAAGTACCTGCCCGACCTGGCCAGCGGCAAGAAGCTGGCGGCCTTCGCCCTGACCGAACCGGGCGCCGGCAGTGACGTGGCTTCCATCCAGACTCGCGCTGTGTGCCAGCCGGACGGCACCTGGTTGCTGAATGGACAGAAGCTCTGGGTTACCAACGGCGGCATAGCCGATTTCTTCACGGTTTTCGCCAAAACGGCAGTGGAGGTTGACGGCAAAACTGAGCAGAAAATCTCCGCTTTCATCGTGGACTGGGGTCTGGAGGGCTTCACCCGGGGACCGGAAGAGGACAAGCTGGGCATCAAGGCCTCCAGTACGGTGCCCCTCTTCTTCGACGATGTGGTTTTGCCCCCCGACAGCCTGCTGGGAGAGAGGGGCAGAGGTTTCAAGGTGGCTATGCAAGTACTGAACTCGGGCCGGTTGGCTCTGGCCGAGGGGGTGGCCGGGGGCGCCAAGGTCGTTCTGAAGGATGCCGTGAAGCACACCCTGGAACGCTCTCAGTTCGGACGTCCCATCGCCGAGTTTGAGCTCATCAAGGAGAAGCTCGCCCAGATGACGGTGGACACCTACGTGTCGGAAAGTATGGTCTACCTTACGGCGGGCCTGGTGGATCGGGGAGACGTGGACTACTCCTTGGAGGCGGCCATCTGCAAGGTATTTGCGAGCGAGCGGGGCTGGGCCGACATCAACGAGGCGCTACAGCTCCTGGGTGGCCTGGGATACATGAAGGATTATCCTTTTGAGCGCGGCCTGCGGGACGCCCGTGTCAATCTCATCTTCGAGGGTACTAACGAGGTTCTCCGTCTGTTCATCGCTCTGGCCGGTATGCGAGCGCCCGGCGAGTACCTCAAGCGATTGGGTAAAGCCCTCCGGGATCCTATCAAGGGATTTGGGTTCCTGGCCGACTACGCCCTTACCAGAGTCCGGGGTGCCGTTATTCATCCCCATCTCACGGCGGTGCATCCAGCCCTCAAGGAATGGGCCGAGCGCTGCTCCTATTACGTGGAACGTTTTCACCTGGCGGTGGATTCAGCTATCATGAAGTTCGGCAAGCGGGTGGTGGATCGGCAGCTGATGCTCAAGCGATTTGCTGATGCCGCCATAGACCTTTACGGGATGCTGGCGGTGCTTTCCCGGGTAACCAGCCGGATCAATGCGGTGGGAGAGGAGGCCGCGAAGCCCGAGCTGGACATCGCGCGGATTTACTGTGAAGGTGCTTGGCGCCGGGTGCGCCGCAATCTGCGGCAGATCCGACGG
- a CDS encoding putative sugar nucleotidyl transferase — MIYVFEDQYALNLEPLTLTWATFELRCGAYTHLERIRRVVSDKPLSLVVRPEMAAVVQERYPDLPVNPEQVVAGLWLNGTALWDEESFQLLDAKHAHMMQEERLVGGYLPAYDGRAFRDSLMRGEQHSFNPTEYEGPTLLHYLWDHFLTNGERLTADFDRWYRSAARSALPRGVEVVGDGGVYLGKDVTIDPAVTLDIRHGPVIIEDGTTIASHSVIAGPTYLGSKCKVWPFAFLEEVALGPVCRVMGQVEGTIMQGYTNKQHDGFLGHAYLGSWINLGAGTTNSDLKNNYGPVKVLVNGQTVDTGKTFIGMFMGDHAKTAIGTLFNTGTRVGVAANVFGPVTPPKVVPSFAWGGDGQERYDLEKCLETMATVKGRRGQELTQAERDLFKRLYEEAQ; from the coding sequence ATGATTTACGTCTTTGAAGACCAGTATGCCCTGAACCTGGAACCGCTGACCCTCACCTGGGCCACCTTTGAGCTGCGCTGCGGCGCTTACACCCACCTGGAGCGCATCCGCCGGGTAGTGAGCGATAAGCCCCTCAGCCTGGTGGTGCGTCCTGAAATGGCGGCGGTGGTGCAGGAACGTTACCCCGACCTGCCGGTCAATCCGGAGCAGGTGGTGGCCGGCCTCTGGCTTAACGGAACGGCCCTGTGGGATGAGGAATCGTTCCAATTATTGGATGCGAAACACGCACATATGATGCAGGAGGAGCGTCTAGTGGGAGGGTACCTGCCCGCCTATGACGGCCGAGCGTTTCGTGACAGTTTGATGCGCGGGGAGCAGCATTCTTTCAATCCGACTGAATATGAAGGCCCAACACTCCTCCACTACCTGTGGGACCATTTTCTAACCAATGGCGAACGGCTCACCGCTGACTTTGACCGCTGGTACCGCAGCGCAGCCCGCAGCGCCTTGCCCCGGGGTGTGGAAGTAGTGGGTGATGGCGGCGTCTATCTGGGCAAGGACGTGACCATTGATCCCGCCGTAACCCTCGATATCCGCCACGGACCGGTTATCATTGAAGACGGTACTACGATTGCTTCCCACTCCGTTATCGCCGGGCCGACTTACCTGGGTTCCAAGTGCAAGGTCTGGCCCTTCGCGTTTCTGGAGGAGGTCGCTTTAGGACCCGTCTGCCGGGTCATGGGGCAGGTGGAAGGCACCATCATGCAGGGATACACCAACAAGCAGCACGATGGGTTTTTGGGACATGCCTACCTAGGATCGTGGATCAACCTGGGTGCTGGCACCACCAACAGCGATTTGAAAAACAACTATGGGCCGGTGAAAGTATTAGTCAATGGCCAGACCGTAGATACGGGGAAAACCTTCATCGGCATGTTCATGGGTGACCATGCCAAGACCGCCATCGGTACTCTCTTCAACACCGGTACCCGCGTAGGGGTGGCGGCAAATGTGTTCGGCCCGGTTACACCGCCCAAGGTCGTGCCCTCTTTCGCCTGGGGCGGCGACGGCCAGGAACGCTATGACCTGGAAAAGTGCCTGGAGACCATGGCGACCGTTAAAGGCCGCCGGGGGCAGGAACTCACCCAGGCAGAGCGGGACCTGTTTAAGCGGCTGTATGAGGAGGCGCAATAG